A genomic region of Seriola aureovittata isolate HTS-2021-v1 ecotype China chromosome 21, ASM2101889v1, whole genome shotgun sequence contains the following coding sequences:
- the LOC130162529 gene encoding gap junction delta-3 protein-like produces MGEWSFLGELFGNLQAHSPMLGRFWLLLMLVFRILILGTVASDLFDDEQEEFACNTLQPGCKQVCYDMAFPISQYRFWVFHIVLIATPSLVFLMYAMHHHNKRSLRSELSQISSQARREDRHLKRLYIVNVAFRIVAEIGFLVGQWLLYGFKVEAQFPCSRFPCPYIVDCFTSRPAEKTIFLCFYFAVGVISAISSLAEFFYSSRKLFCSRQVPLPTERLSVCQNLHNFKVLEEAKARRRTRSESESSSVRLKGGPLRSSRKVSSIGNKQKSGKYASSGTLTV; encoded by the coding sequence ATGGGTGAATGGAGCTTCCTCGGTGAACTCTTTGGTAACCTCCAGGCGCACTCGCCGATGCTTGGTCGTTTCTGGCTCTTACTCATGCTTGTGTTTAGGATACTGATCCTGGGAACTGTTGCCAGTGATTTGTTTGACGATGAGCAGGAGGAGTTTGCCTGCAACACCCTGCAGCCAGGCTGCAAACAGGTGTGCTACGACATGGCCTTCCCCATCTCCCAGTACAGGTTCTGGGTGTTTCACATCGTCCTCATCGCCACACCTTCCCTGGTTTTCCTCATGTATGCCATGCACCACCATAACAAGAGAAGCCTCCGCTCTGAATTAAGCCAAATTAGCAGCCAGGCGCGCAGAGAGGACCGCCATTTAAAAAGGCTCTACATTGTCAATGTGGCCTTTCGCATAGTGGCAGAAATTGGCTTTCTAGTGGGCCAGTGGTTGCTTTATGGCTTCAAGGTGGAAGCCCAGTTCCCCTGTAGCCGCTTTCCTTGCCCCTACATAGTGGACTGCTTCACCTCCCGccctgcagagaaaacaatCTTCCTCTGCTTCTACTTTGCTGTAGGGGTGATATCGGCGATTTCCAGTCTTGCAGAATTTTTCTACAGCTCCAGAAAGTTGTTTTGCTCACGCCAGGTGCCCTTGCCCACAGAGCGCCTCAGTGTCTGCCAGAACCTCCACAACTTCAAGGTTCTTGAGGAAGCAAAAGCAAGAAGAAGGACAAGGTCAGAGAGCGAGTCCAGCAGTGTGAGGCTGAAGGGAGGACcgctgaggagcagcaggaaggTCTCCAGCATCGGCAACAAGCAAAAGAGTGGCAAATATGCGAGCAGTGGGACACTCACGGTGTGA